The Urbifossiella limnaea nucleotide sequence CGCCGCGTCCCACGGTCGGTCCATCGCCTCGCGGGTCAGCGTCGTCGCCCGCTCAAGGGCCTTTCGGAGTTCCTCGGCCCTGGCCGCGGACCGGGTCGCGTCGGCGGTGCGGCCGGTGGCCGTGTACGCCTGCGCGAGCAGGAAGTGCGTCTGGTAGTCCGCCGGCAGCCGTGCCGCCGCCGCCTCGAGTGCGACGACCGCCGCGGGTGCGTTCCCGTCGTCCAGGTGTAGCTGTCCGCGAAGCCGCAGGAGCGCGCCGTCGGTCGGGTGCTCGACGATCGCCCGGTCCGCAACCGCGACGGCGTCGGCCCGGCGGGCCAGCCCCCGCAGCGCCTCCGCGCGAGCCAACTCGCCTGCCGGCCCGGGAGCGGGCGGCCCGGCGTCGAGCAGCGCGAGCGCGTCCGCGAACCTCCCGGCCCGGACCAGCACGTCCGCGAGTTCAACGACGACCTCGCCACGCGCCGGTTCGGCCAGGCCCCGCCGCATCGACTCGCGATACGCCGCCTCCGCGGGCTCGTAGCGGTTCAAGTCCTTGTTGATCAGCCCCATCAGCCGGTGCGGCCGGGCGTCGGCCGGGTCGAGCCGGGCGACGGCCTCCAGGTGCTCGACCGCGGCGGGCATCTGGCCCAGGTCGTAGGCCACGGCCGCGAGCGCGCGCAGAGCGTCGATGTTGTCCGGCTCGGAGTCGAGGACGTGGTTGAGAACCCGGTCGGCCTCGGCGAGGTTGCCGAGCGCGAGGAGGCAGCGGCCGACTTTCGCCGCGGAGCGGAGGTGGAACGGACTCTCTCGCTTGATCTCGCTGAGGGCGCCGAGCGCAAGGTCGGGCCGGTCGGTCGCCAGGAAGTACTCGCCGCGCAGGACGGCGGCGTGGTCGCCGGCGCCGGCCGCCTCCAGCCGGTCGATCGCCCGCGAGGCCGCAGCCCAGTCCCCGGCGCGGACGGCCTCGTCGCCCCGAGCGAGCACGTAGTCGGGGCGCGTCACCCGGTAGCGCCAGCCCCCGACCGCGGCCGCGGCTATCACGAAAGCCGTGAGAACGAGCCACCCCCGCCGGGCGCGACGGCCGGGCGGGGGCGGGGCGGGTTCCGGCGGTGGTACGACCGGATCGGGAATCACTTCTTCTTCTCGAGCTTCAACTCGACCG carries:
- a CDS encoding tetratricopeptide repeat protein, translated to MTRPDYVLARGDEAVRAGDWAAASRAIDRLEAAGAGDHAAVLRGEYFLATDRPDLALGALSEIKRESPFHLRSAAKVGRCLLALGNLAEADRVLNHVLDSEPDNIDALRALAAVAYDLGQMPAAVEHLEAVARLDPADARPHRLMGLINKDLNRYEPAEAAYRESMRRGLAEPARGEVVVELADVLVRAGRFADALALLDAGPPAPGPAGELARAEALRGLARRADAVAVADRAIVEHPTDGALLRLRGQLHLDDGNAPAAVVALEAAAARLPADYQTHFLLAQAYTATGRTADATRSAARAEELRKALERATTLTREAMDRPWDAAVRLELATVTETLGEPKLAALWRAAAAACRTR